In Spirosoma aureum, a single genomic region encodes these proteins:
- a CDS encoding outer membrane beta-barrel protein, with the protein MKILLFALVILLVPGDLWAQQSKSGIVMGSVQDTSGRPLGMMSLLLLKATDSTLVKGAVSNERGHYEMELIPPGTYRMAGSQVGYQKVYSEVFTVGDEQWKLQLLPLTMQEETRQLTNVTVKAQKPFIEQQIDKTILNVENSIVASGGTALEVLEKAPGVVVDLQSDRISLKGRENVLVMIDGKPTYLSGNQVLDLLRNTPSNTVETIELITNPPARYDAAGTAGIINIRLKRNKSSQPLNGNLTAGVGQGRFLKYNTALTLNARKDQWSLFGNYAFDQRDYWSVATIDRRFASAAQPTLIRQDGYRPIQNTTHTFRLGADYSLDKRNTIGVLLNGTNVSNKSQGGTESDIFKSGVLTSSERTQNDNKRSIDRLAANLNFRHRFDTTGRGGKGRELMVDVDYSDASFRPTEQFETRFLNAQEIETGPRDFQRLTTNSKALIRAAKTDYSHPIDKQTRLEAGWKSSYVTLNNDLLVETKRVENGQNVPWQVDNGRTNQFEYRELIHAAYLTGRRTWTDWTLQVGIRAERTQTEAYSVTAQNTVDRTYLNLFPTVSLTRTVGDKHQFLYSFSRRIDRPDYQYLNPFIRIFSPYAYQQGNPYLKPQFTDAFQVAYSYKEETTISFGYNRTRDVIVDINEQNDATGETRITFTNLAEQTNMSINVSAPIRITPWWSSRNSASVFHTAYQAEIGGTPLDYSWLAMNLNSNHSFVFANGITAELSASYNSPYVYSQNKMQAFGQLSVGVQKSIWQKKATLRFNWSDLFQTQRFRGTVQFQNMDFNFATYSETRVARLTFTYTFGNREIKGAGNRRTVSEDEQRRIN; encoded by the coding sequence ATGAAGATACTTCTCTTTGCGCTCGTTATTCTTTTAGTTCCAGGCGATCTATGGGCTCAACAGTCAAAATCTGGCATCGTTATGGGTTCGGTGCAGGATACGAGTGGTAGACCGTTAGGCATGATGAGCCTACTGCTGCTCAAAGCCACCGACTCCACCCTGGTGAAAGGGGCTGTCAGTAATGAGCGGGGGCATTACGAAATGGAATTAATTCCGCCCGGAACCTACCGCATGGCGGGTTCACAGGTGGGCTATCAGAAAGTCTATTCCGAAGTATTCACAGTTGGTGATGAGCAATGGAAACTCCAGCTGTTGCCATTGACCATGCAGGAAGAAACCCGACAATTGACCAATGTGACCGTAAAAGCACAAAAGCCATTCATTGAACAGCAGATAGACAAAACGATACTGAACGTCGAGAATAGTATTGTGGCGAGTGGCGGAACGGCACTTGAAGTGCTCGAAAAGGCACCCGGCGTTGTTGTCGATCTTCAGTCAGACCGCATTAGCCTGAAAGGACGTGAAAATGTGCTGGTCATGATCGACGGGAAGCCGACCTACCTGTCTGGCAATCAGGTTCTGGATCTGTTGCGTAATACCCCCAGTAATACCGTCGAGACCATTGAGCTGATTACGAATCCACCCGCTCGCTACGATGCTGCCGGAACGGCTGGCATTATCAATATTCGCCTGAAACGCAACAAATCGAGTCAGCCGCTAAACGGCAATCTGACCGCCGGGGTGGGGCAGGGGCGTTTCCTGAAATACAATACGGCACTTACGCTTAACGCCCGAAAAGACCAGTGGAGCCTGTTCGGTAACTATGCCTTCGACCAGCGAGATTACTGGTCAGTGGCTACCATTGACCGGCGGTTTGCATCAGCCGCGCAACCTACGCTAATCCGGCAGGACGGCTATCGACCCATTCAGAATACGACCCATACCTTCCGGCTGGGTGCTGATTATTCGCTGGATAAACGCAATACGATCGGTGTTTTGCTGAATGGCACAAACGTCAGTAACAAATCGCAGGGAGGAACAGAAAGTGACATTTTCAAATCCGGCGTTCTGACATCCTCAGAGCGAACGCAGAATGACAACAAACGGAGCATTGATCGGTTGGCAGCAAACCTGAATTTCCGGCATCGATTCGACACGACAGGTCGGGGTGGTAAAGGGCGGGAGCTTATGGTAGATGTCGATTATTCAGATGCGTCGTTTCGGCCGACCGAGCAGTTCGAAACGCGCTTTCTGAATGCCCAGGAAATAGAAACAGGGCCACGGGATTTTCAGCGACTGACTACAAACTCAAAGGCGCTGATTCGAGCCGCAAAAACCGATTATAGTCACCCCATCGATAAGCAAACGAGGCTTGAGGCAGGATGGAAAAGCAGTTATGTAACGCTGAATAACGATTTGCTGGTTGAGACTAAACGTGTTGAAAATGGGCAAAATGTTCCCTGGCAGGTAGATAACGGTCGAACAAATCAGTTCGAATACCGGGAGCTCATCCACGCAGCCTACCTTACGGGTCGTCGTACCTGGACCGACTGGACTTTACAGGTGGGCATTCGTGCAGAACGAACGCAGACGGAAGCTTATTCGGTTACAGCCCAGAATACCGTTGACCGAACCTATCTGAATCTGTTCCCAACGGTGTCGCTTACACGAACGGTGGGCGATAAACATCAGTTTCTGTACTCGTTTAGCCGTCGAATCGACCGTCCGGATTACCAGTATCTGAATCCGTTCATCCGAATATTTAGCCCCTACGCCTATCAGCAGGGGAACCCATACCTGAAACCTCAATTCACTGACGCCTTCCAGGTTGCCTACAGTTATAAAGAAGAAACGACGATTAGTTTTGGCTACAACCGAACCCGAGACGTAATTGTCGATATTAATGAACAGAACGATGCAACGGGCGAGACCCGGATCACGTTTACAAACCTGGCCGAGCAAACGAACATGAGTATCAATGTGAGTGCTCCCATCCGAATTACGCCCTGGTGGTCATCCCGAAATTCGGCGAGCGTATTTCATACTGCCTATCAGGCCGAAATCGGCGGTACTCCATTGGATTATAGCTGGTTAGCTATGAATCTGAATAGTAATCATTCGTTCGTTTTTGCGAATGGAATCACAGCCGAACTGTCAGCATCTTACAATTCGCCCTATGTCTATAGCCAGAATAAAATGCAGGCATTTGGTCAACTAAGCGTTGGTGTTCAGAAAAGCATCTGGCAAAAGAAAGCGACGTTACGATTTAACTGGAGCGATTTGTTCCAGACGCAACGGTTTCGGGGAACGGTTCAATTCCAGAATATGGATTTCAACTTTGCGACCTACAGCGAAACCCGCGTTGCCCGGCTGACATTTACGTACACTTTTGGTAATCGGGAGATCAAAGGTGCTGGTAACCGTCGAACGGTTTCCGAAGATGAACAACGTCGCATAAACTAA
- a CDS encoding M23 family metallopeptidase, which produces MRKTAVRWLLAISCLCFTVTAQAQERGRFKKNLTITPKNQFNPNAPVVEQPQKADDPFEQEATQLRFNSQFEPKKELNKVVSEDTSTIDQGEASVVEVIDSVLVGNEWVKIADYYAVWDSRTIDPYNINPLEFNEAIDIKLYDPPANRYWSAPLNEGKMTSNFGYRWGRWHTGTDLDLETGDPVYAAFDGIVRVVGWDGNGYGRYVLVRHYNGLETLYGHMSKQTVETNQLVKAGDQVGLGGNTGRSYGAHLHFETRYEGNPFSPLNIYSFPENSIISDHFLLTGSVWDYLRGGRSASSESSSRPRFKRTVLHRVRSGETLSSIASRYGMSVSALTRKNHLSSRSRIRPGQKLRVN; this is translated from the coding sequence ATGAGAAAAACGGCTGTTCGATGGCTCCTGGCCATCAGTTGCCTGTGTTTTACCGTAACGGCACAGGCCCAGGAACGGGGGCGATTTAAGAAAAACCTTACGATTACGCCCAAAAATCAATTTAACCCGAATGCACCAGTCGTCGAACAGCCTCAAAAAGCGGATGACCCATTCGAGCAGGAAGCTACCCAACTGCGCTTTAATAGCCAGTTTGAGCCCAAAAAAGAACTTAATAAGGTCGTTAGTGAAGATACCAGCACAATTGACCAGGGTGAAGCCAGCGTTGTTGAAGTAATTGACTCAGTCCTTGTTGGTAATGAGTGGGTTAAAATCGCTGATTATTACGCAGTCTGGGATTCCCGAACCATTGACCCGTATAATATTAACCCACTTGAGTTTAACGAAGCTATCGATATTAAACTCTATGACCCGCCTGCAAACCGCTACTGGTCAGCTCCATTGAACGAAGGGAAAATGACATCAAACTTCGGGTATCGGTGGGGGCGCTGGCATACAGGCACTGATCTCGATCTGGAAACCGGCGATCCGGTCTACGCTGCTTTTGATGGTATCGTGCGCGTAGTCGGCTGGGATGGTAATGGATATGGCCGCTATGTACTGGTTCGCCACTACAACGGTCTTGAAACGCTTTATGGGCACATGTCCAAGCAAACCGTAGAAACGAATCAACTCGTGAAAGCGGGTGATCAGGTGGGGTTAGGCGGCAATACGGGCCGAAGTTATGGGGCTCACCTGCACTTTGAAACACGCTACGAAGGCAACCCATTCAGTCCATTAAACATTTACTCATTTCCGGAAAATTCGATCATCTCTGATCACTTTCTGTTGACTGGGTCCGTGTGGGATTATCTCCGTGGAGGCCGTTCGGCATCCTCCGAATCCAGCTCGCGGCCACGATTTAAACGAACCGTATTGCATCGCGTCCGTTCGGGCGAGACACTCAGTTCAATCGCCAGTCGCTATGGGATGTCCGTATCAGCATTGACTCGTAAAAATCACCTTTCATCGCGGTCGCGAATCCGGCCTGGGCAAAAACTGAGAGTGAATTAG
- the trxB gene encoding thioredoxin-disulfide reductase: MTSEHVKCLIIGSGPAGYTAAIYASRANMKPVMYQGPQPGGQLTITNEVDNFPGYPDGVQGPQMMQDLENQARRFGTDVRYGLVTSVDFSGHPHRAIVDDKHEITADSVIISTGASAKWLGLPSEMRLNGRGVSACAVCDGFFFRGQDVAIIGAGDTAAEEASYLANLCRKVYMLVRRDEMRASKFMQQRVKTAPNIEILFNTETVEVLGDDEVSGVRVKNTVTGEESVLDVTGFFVAIGHKPNTDIFREYLEMDESGYILTEKGSTRTNIPGVFACGDAQDNVYRQAITAAGTGCMAALDAERYLVTVEMQEQQLVH, from the coding sequence ATGACTTCCGAACACGTAAAGTGCCTGATCATCGGCTCCGGCCCGGCTGGCTATACAGCTGCTATATACGCATCGCGGGCTAACATGAAACCCGTTATGTATCAGGGACCACAGCCTGGTGGCCAATTAACCATTACCAACGAGGTTGATAATTTTCCGGGCTATCCTGACGGTGTTCAGGGGCCACAGATGATGCAGGATTTAGAAAACCAGGCCCGCCGATTTGGTACGGATGTTCGCTATGGTTTGGTGACCAGCGTCGATTTCTCCGGGCATCCGCACCGGGCAATCGTTGATGATAAACACGAAATAACAGCTGATTCCGTCATTATTTCGACGGGTGCATCGGCCAAATGGCTGGGGTTGCCCTCAGAAATGCGATTAAATGGCCGGGGCGTTTCTGCCTGCGCTGTTTGCGACGGATTTTTCTTTCGTGGGCAGGATGTGGCCATAATCGGTGCGGGCGATACGGCAGCCGAAGAAGCCAGCTACCTGGCTAATCTCTGCCGTAAAGTATATATGCTCGTTCGGCGTGACGAAATGCGGGCGTCGAAGTTCATGCAGCAACGCGTAAAAACCGCGCCAAACATCGAAATTCTGTTCAACACCGAAACCGTAGAAGTGCTTGGTGACGACGAAGTGTCGGGCGTTCGGGTGAAGAATACTGTAACGGGCGAAGAAAGCGTTTTAGACGTGACCGGCTTTTTCGTAGCCATCGGTCATAAACCAAATACGGACATTTTTCGGGAGTACCTTGAGATGGATGAGAGTGGTTATATCCTGACAGAAAAAGGAAGTACCCGAACCAACATACCCGGTGTCTTTGCCTGCGGAGATGCCCAGGATAACGTCTATCGTCAGGCCATAACGGCAGCCGGAACGGGTTGCATGGCCGCACTCGACGCTGAACGTTATCTGGTCACAGTAGAAATGCAGGAACAACAACTTGTTCATTAA
- a CDS encoding VOC family protein has product MTLSHLNIAVPDVAQTRAFFETYFGFECTDVKGKDALAILMGKNGFILALSNFTKNQIPQYPSDFHVGMVVDTPEQVMETYTRMKADGVSLEHEPKTWGGRGTTSFYVLAPGNFLVEVLSVI; this is encoded by the coding sequence ATGACCCTAAGCCACTTAAACATAGCTGTGCCTGATGTAGCACAAACCCGAGCCTTCTTCGAAACGTATTTTGGCTTTGAATGCACCGACGTGAAAGGAAAAGATGCCCTGGCTATCCTGATGGGTAAAAATGGATTTATTCTGGCATTAAGCAATTTTACTAAGAATCAAATCCCGCAGTATCCGTCTGATTTCCACGTAGGTATGGTTGTCGATACGCCTGAGCAGGTTATGGAGACGTACACCCGGATGAAGGCCGACGGTGTGTCGCTTGAGCACGAGCCCAAAACGTGGGGCGGGCGGGGAACGACCTCATTTTATGTGTTGGCTCCGGGAAATTTTCTCGTAGAAGTGCTCAGTGTAATCTGA
- a CDS encoding OmpA family protein, producing the protein MANIVADTQVSGHSVNRRITNKGQWTMARISRYTILIFHCSFFIIHCSIGQDKKAQELYAQSIKLFGERKANEAIPYMEQAVKQDPNFTDAYLKLGQLYEFARRYEPAIAAYRNAIRLQPDSPASGTAYQSLSNTLLRLGRYAEALPYLEKFQTMFPPQSAQGQRVSRQIESARFAQEAIQHPQPVDPKPLSSVLQTTPSQYFPVLTADEQTLVFTALKPEGDEDLMTATFNGETWSPPTSISSGINTPDNEGTASLSADGRMIVFTACQGRKGFGSCDLYLSRKTGDDWSAPENLGATVNTRFYESQPSLSADGRRLYFVSDRPGGKGRRDIWRSDLDTEGNWQEPVNMGVPVNTPFNEASPFIHANGQSLFFASEGHVGLGGYDLFVSDSSTTGWTVPTNLGYPINTSEDQASLFVAANGKRAYYSFEEQKDGVSQKSRLYAFELPEALRERVKPVSYLKGVVADAKTKKPLAATVELIDLKTNQIVSRVHADAQTGQYTAVMPSGGEYALYVSVPGYLFKSLSFDFTQKPKADREASTGMSLNVPLEPAVAGETAKETLNNLFFESGRYDLAEKSRTELDRLSAFMKASPTVKIEIAGHTDDKGEATANLTLSQKRAQSVVAYLTKAGIDPSRIKAVGYGKTRPVAPNTTDENRRLNRRIEWRVL; encoded by the coding sequence ATGGCAAATATCGTTGCAGACACACAAGTATCTGGACATTCCGTAAATCGCCGGATAACCAATAAAGGACAGTGGACAATGGCTCGTATAAGCCGTTATACAATCCTGATTTTTCATTGTTCATTCTTCATTATCCATTGTTCTATCGGACAGGATAAAAAGGCGCAGGAGCTTTACGCCCAGTCCATTAAGCTGTTTGGCGAGCGAAAAGCGAACGAGGCCATTCCATATATGGAACAGGCCGTTAAGCAGGACCCCAATTTTACGGATGCTTACCTGAAACTGGGGCAGCTTTATGAATTCGCCCGGCGCTACGAACCCGCTATAGCTGCGTACAGGAACGCGATACGGCTTCAACCCGACAGCCCGGCATCCGGAACGGCATATCAGTCATTGAGCAATACGCTGCTACGGCTTGGTCGTTATGCCGAAGCCTTACCGTATCTGGAGAAATTTCAGACGATGTTTCCTCCTCAGTCGGCTCAGGGACAGCGCGTTAGTCGGCAGATTGAATCCGCCCGCTTTGCCCAGGAAGCTATTCAGCACCCACAACCGGTCGATCCCAAGCCGCTGTCGTCGGTCCTCCAGACAACCCCTTCTCAGTATTTTCCCGTGTTGACGGCTGATGAACAAACACTTGTCTTTACGGCACTGAAACCCGAAGGCGATGAAGATTTAATGACGGCAACGTTTAATGGCGAAACATGGTCGCCCCCGACTTCTATTTCATCCGGTATCAATACGCCTGATAACGAAGGCACGGCCAGCCTCTCCGCCGATGGTCGGATGATCGTTTTCACGGCCTGTCAGGGGCGAAAAGGTTTTGGTAGTTGTGATCTGTACCTGAGCCGTAAAACCGGGGATGACTGGTCGGCTCCCGAAAATCTTGGTGCTACGGTCAATACCCGTTTTTATGAATCACAGCCTTCGTTATCGGCCGATGGGCGTCGGCTCTATTTCGTTTCTGATCGGCCAGGTGGCAAAGGACGACGCGATATCTGGCGCAGTGATCTCGATACCGAAGGAAACTGGCAGGAACCGGTCAATATGGGCGTACCTGTCAACACGCCTTTCAATGAAGCCTCACCCTTTATTCATGCGAATGGACAAAGCCTTTTCTTTGCATCAGAAGGTCATGTTGGTTTGGGAGGTTATGACCTGTTTGTGTCCGACAGCTCCACAACAGGCTGGACGGTACCAACAAATTTAGGCTATCCTATCAACACATCCGAAGATCAGGCATCCCTGTTCGTGGCGGCCAATGGAAAGCGGGCCTATTACTCGTTTGAGGAACAGAAAGATGGCGTATCCCAGAAATCCCGGTTGTATGCCTTCGAACTTCCAGAGGCTTTACGGGAGCGGGTAAAGCCCGTTAGTTACTTAAAGGGTGTGGTGGCTGATGCAAAAACGAAAAAGCCATTGGCTGCTACGGTCGAATTAATTGATTTAAAGACCAATCAAATTGTTTCGCGGGTTCATGCCGACGCCCAGACCGGCCAATATACGGCTGTTATGCCCAGCGGGGGAGAATACGCCCTATACGTGAGTGTTCCTGGCTACTTGTTCAAGAGCCTTTCCTTCGACTTCACCCAGAAGCCTAAAGCTGATCGGGAAGCCAGTACAGGAATGTCGCTGAACGTTCCGCTTGAACCGGCAGTAGCCGGAGAGACAGCGAAAGAAACACTGAATAATCTTTTTTTTGAATCGGGCCGGTATGACCTCGCCGAAAAGTCGCGCACAGAACTCGACCGGTTATCGGCATTCATGAAGGCAAGTCCAACGGTTAAAATCGAAATCGCCGGACATACGGATGACAAGGGAGAAGCAACCGCTAACCTGACGCTTTCTCAAAAGCGGGCGCAGTCGGTCGTGGCTTATCTAACCAAAGCGGGTATTGATCCAAGTCGTATTAAAGCGGTTGGCTATGGCAAAACCCGCCCCGTGGCGCCGAATACTACCGACGAAAACCGACGACTAAATCGGCGGATCGAGTGGCGAGTGCTTTGA
- a CDS encoding 7-carboxy-7-deazaguanine synthase QueE: MLLEQKQQEIGAVDSMQATLPVMEAFYTLQGEGAHTGRAAYFIRLGGCDVGCHWCDVKESWDADAHPKLTIETIVDGALHYPGRMAVVTGGEPLMHDLTDLTDALQTAGFQTNIETSGVCQAVTGSWDWICFSPKKFKKPNPAIFDKADELKVIIYNQSDFAFAESFVPHLRPDCKLFLQTEWSRSNEMLPRIVDYVKDHPQWQISLQTHKYLDIP, translated from the coding sequence ATGCTTTTGGAACAGAAACAACAGGAAATAGGGGCTGTCGATTCCATGCAGGCTACACTACCTGTCATGGAGGCATTCTATACGCTTCAGGGTGAGGGCGCACATACAGGGCGGGCTGCCTATTTCATCCGGCTCGGTGGCTGTGATGTCGGTTGCCACTGGTGCGATGTAAAAGAATCATGGGATGCCGATGCACACCCAAAATTAACGATTGAGACCATTGTGGATGGAGCGTTACACTATCCTGGCCGGATGGCGGTCGTTACGGGTGGTGAACCGCTCATGCACGACCTGACCGATCTAACGGATGCGCTACAGACGGCAGGGTTCCAAACAAACATCGAAACGTCGGGCGTATGCCAGGCCGTAACGGGTTCGTGGGACTGGATCTGCTTTTCTCCCAAAAAATTCAAGAAGCCCAATCCGGCTATTTTTGATAAGGCGGATGAGCTGAAAGTGATCATTTACAACCAGTCCGACTTTGCGTTTGCCGAGTCGTTCGTGCCGCATCTTCGCCCCGATTGCAAACTCTTTTTGCAAACTGAGTGGAGTCGTTCCAATGAAATGCTGCCTCGCATCGTTGATTACGTTAAAGATCATCCGCAATGGCAAATATCGTTGCAGACACACAAGTATCTGGACATTCCGTAA
- a CDS encoding SMP-30/gluconolactonase/LRE family protein, whose translation MANSQVKPSDSGQSPELETVAEFGKHQPIGVGVSKEKRIFVTFPKNSDNYDYGLAEIVNGQRQPYPNEEWNKWDSLNPQNRFINVQALFVDQTDALWVLDPASPSGMPAFPTGIKLLKINLATNQVEKIYRFEDQPRERMGLNDVQIDSRQQIAYLSDPRRAAILVLDLKSGKSRAVLEGDKSTKADPNFVLTIDGKEVRDSKGTPFSSNVNGIALTTDFAYLYFRPITQTNLYRIATKYLTDPALSPAEVASHVETMAETGVSHGMVADKAGTIYLTDSPRKAVRYFTADRKLKTLVTDNRLLWPDSFAVGPDGYLYLTAAQIQRTKRYNNGEDKVDYPFRLYRMKLPK comes from the coding sequence ATGGCCAATTCCCAGGTAAAACCGTCGGACTCCGGCCAATCACCAGAACTCGAAACTGTTGCCGAGTTTGGTAAACACCAGCCGATTGGTGTCGGTGTATCGAAGGAAAAACGCATTTTCGTTACGTTTCCCAAAAATTCCGACAATTATGACTACGGCCTTGCCGAAATTGTCAACGGACAACGACAACCCTACCCCAACGAGGAATGGAACAAGTGGGATTCACTGAATCCGCAGAATCGCTTTATCAATGTGCAGGCTTTATTTGTCGACCAGACGGATGCACTTTGGGTACTCGATCCGGCCAGCCCTTCTGGCATGCCTGCTTTTCCAACGGGCATAAAGCTCCTGAAGATAAATCTGGCAACCAATCAGGTAGAGAAGATCTATCGATTCGAGGACCAGCCCCGCGAGCGTATGGGTCTGAACGATGTTCAGATTGATTCACGCCAACAGATCGCTTACCTGTCGGACCCCAGACGGGCAGCCATCCTTGTGCTGGATTTAAAATCGGGAAAGAGCCGCGCCGTACTCGAAGGCGATAAATCGACCAAAGCCGATCCGAATTTTGTATTGACGATTGACGGGAAAGAAGTTAGGGACAGCAAAGGAACACCGTTCAGTAGCAATGTAAATGGCATCGCTCTCACTACAGACTTTGCCTATCTTTATTTTCGCCCGATTACGCAAACTAACCTATATCGGATTGCGACAAAATACCTGACTGACCCGGCACTTAGCCCAGCTGAAGTTGCCTCACACGTTGAAACAATGGCCGAAACGGGTGTATCTCATGGTATGGTAGCCGACAAAGCAGGTACTATTTACCTGACCGATTCGCCCCGTAAAGCCGTTCGTTATTTCACAGCTGACCGCAAGCTCAAAACCCTGGTGACCGACAACCGCCTGCTTTGGCCCGACAGCTTTGCCGTGGGTCCGGATGGCTATCTGTACCTCACAGCGGCTCAGATTCAGCGGACCAAACGCTATAACAATGGTGAAGATAAGGTTGACTACCCGTTTCGGCTGTATCGGATGAAATTGCCGAAGTGA